A single Mercenaria mercenaria strain notata chromosome 9, MADL_Memer_1, whole genome shotgun sequence DNA region contains:
- the LOC128559470 gene encoding uncharacterized protein LOC128559470 produces MAGKTLLQLCFWIVLARFCHTTLQTCTDVSCSASCPPSSGTYTLTNANSDSFTVYCLFESGYGYTFIAANTSVDPNLAKLFTEKTEVLIRHKLQNGSQYDATAAQISKYSSENLGVLYNSSTGYNNLVNDHMTPYLYVGFVPKAGVNHSKDIQGWKVQGTDYNFTNCDANPNSYFTLLYNSQNEAYGNYSHAKTDLLHVWYDMRAK; encoded by the exons ATGGCAGGGAAGACGCTTTTACAATTATGTTTCTGGATCGTTCTTGCCAGGTTTTGCCATACAACTTTAC AGACCTGTACCGATGTGTCCTGCAGTGCATCCTGCCCGCCATCTAGCGGAACTTACACCTTAACAAACGCAAACAGCGACTCATTCACAGTTTACTGCTTATTTGAAAGTGGCTATGGTTATACATTCATCGCCGCTAATACTAGCGTTGATCCTAACCTAGCCAAACTGTTTACAGAGAAAACGGAAGTGTTAATACGTCACAAGCTCCAGAACGGAAGTCAGTATGACGCTACAGCGGCACAAATCTCGAAATACTCGAGCGAAAATCTCGGCGTATTATATAACTCTTCCACTGGATATAACAATTTGGTAAATGACCACATGACCCCTTATCTATACGTCGGCTTCGTACCCAAGGCCGGAGTGAATCACTCAAAAGACATACAGGGCTGGAAGGTCCAGGGGACAGACTATAATTTCACAAATTGTGACGCTAACCCAAACAGCTATTTCACCCTGTTGTACAACAGCCAGAATGAGGCTTATGGAAACTACTCCCATGCCAAGACGGATCTTCTTCACGTTTGGTACGATATGCGAGCGAAGTGA